One part of the Drosophila teissieri strain GT53w chromosome 3R, Prin_Dtei_1.1, whole genome shotgun sequence genome encodes these proteins:
- the LOC122618782 gene encoding maternal effect protein oskar, with translation MAAVTSEFPSKPISHTSTNTSAKTYYLKSVKKRVTTCFQQLREKLQALREKLQASGSFRKRSTSRLYKIFVKADFAACGERFQRIFKSARKTESPELWKVPLVHELTTTSRQSSQQLRIVARLFSSTQISTREITYSNSNNSSYSFRRRKSESHRSNMTIIESNYIGVREDYPDIDTEVRAILLSHAQNGITISNIKSEYRKLTGNTFPLHDNVTDFLLTIPNVTAECSESGKRIFNLKANLKNRHLLDMVLNQKQRPGTSTSDYSSGAPSVENMPRAPPRYWKNPFKRRALSQLNDNLNTVPKLTDEQTKESATRPASLHQMANEAAESNWCYQDNWKHLNNFYQQSSVNAPKMPVPINIYSDAPEERIHLDAPGHQPSCRTQDQKTQQTTENRHLGIFVHPFNDMNVMKRRHEMTPTPTILTSGTYSDSLLTINSDYDAYLLDFPLMGDDFMLYLARMELKCRFRRHERVLQSGLCVSGLTINGARNRLKRVQLPEGTQIIVNIGSVDIMRGKPLVQIEHDFRLLIKEMHNMRFVPILTNLAPLANYCHDKVLCDKIHRFNKFIRSECCHLRVIDIHSCLINERGVVRFDCFQSSPRQVSGSKEPYLFWNKIGRQRVLQVIETSLEY, from the exons ATGGCCGCAGTCACAAGTGAATTCCCCAGCAAACCGATCAGTCATACCAGCACCAATACTTCCGCCAAAACCTATTATCTTAAGTCCGTGAAAAAGCGGGTGACCACGTGTTTCCAGCAGTTGCGCGAAAAACTCCAGGCATTGCGCGAAAAACTCCAGGCATCCGGTTCCTTTCGCAAGCGCTCCACCAGCCGCCTCTACAAGATCTTCGTAAAGGCCGATTTCGCCGCCTGCGGTGAACGCTTTCAGAGGATCTTCAAATCGGCGCGAAAAACCGAATCGCCGGAGTTGTGGAAGGTGCCATTGGTCCATGAGCTCACCACCACCAGCCGGCAGAGCAGCCAGCAGTTGCGAATCGTAGCCAGACTCTTCTCATCCACCCAGATTTCCACCAGGGAAATCAcctacagcaacagcaacaacagcagctaTAGCTTCAGGAGGCGGAAAAGCGAGAGCCACCGGAGCAACATGACCATCATCGAGAGCAACTATATAGGCGTGCGCGAGGATTATCCCGATATAGATACCGAGGTGCGCGCCATATTGCTGAGCCACGCCCAGAATGGAATCACGATATCGAACATCAAGA GTGAATATCGAAAACTGACGGGCAATACATTTCCACTGCACGACAACGTGACGGACTTCCTGCTGACCATTCCCAATGTGACCGCCGAGTGCAGCGAGTCCGGGAAGCGGATCTTCAACCTAAAGGCGAACCTGAAGAACCGTCACCTCCTGGACATGGTTCTCAACCAGAAGCAGCGCCCCGGCACCAGCACCAGCGACTACAGCAGCGGAGCTCCATCCGTGGAGAACATGCCCCGGGCACCACCACGCTACTGGAAGAACCCCTTCAAGCGGAGGGCTCTGTCCCAGCTGAACGACAACCTGAACACCGTGCCCAAGCTTACGGATGAGCAGACTAAGGAGAGTGCCACCAGACCGGCTTCGCTGCACCAAATGGCCAATGAGGCGGCGGAGTCGAACTGGTGCTACCAGGATAATTGGAAGCATCT CAACAACTTCTACCAGCAATCCAGCGTAAATGCGCCCAAAATGCCAGTACCCATCAACATCTACAGCGATGCCCCGGAGGAACGAATCCATTTGGATGCACCTGGGCATCAGCCAAGCTGCAGAACCCAAGACCAGAAAACACAACAGACGACTGAAAACCGCCACTTGGGCATCTTTGTGCATCCATTCAACGATATGAACGTAATGAAGAGACGCCACGAAAtgacgcccacgcccacgatTTTAACCAGTGGAACCTACAGCGATTCTCTGCTGACGATTAACTCCGATTACGATGCCTATCTGCTGGACTTTCCGCTTATGGGCGATGATTTTATGCTATATCTCGCCCGAATGGAGCTTAAATGCCGATTTAGACGGCACGAGCGAGTCCTTCAGTCAGGACTTTGTGTATCCGGACTGACGATCAATGGCGCACGTAATCGTTTGAAACGAGTGCAATTACCGGAGGGTACGCAGATCATCGTCAATATCGGATCGGTGGACATTATGCGGGGCAAGCCTTTGGTTCAGATCGAACACGACTTTCGGCTGCTGATCAAGGAGATGCACAATATGCGATTTGTGCCGATCCTCACAAATCTGGCACCGCTGGCCAACTATTGCCACGATAAGGTTTTGTGTGACAAGATTCACCGATTCAACAAGTTTATCCGAAGCGAATGCTGCCACCTAAGGGTCATCGACATACACTCCTGCCTGATTAACGAACGGGGTGTTGTGCGATTTGATTGTTTTCAGAG TTCACCACGCCAAGTCAGCGGTTCCAAGGAACCGTATCTGTTCTGGAACAAAATCGGTCGGCAGCGTGTGCTGCAAGTAATTGAAACGAGTCTGGAGTATTAA